A single Defluviitalea saccharophila DNA region contains:
- a CDS encoding TetR/AcrR family transcriptional regulator encodes MSDKKEIQKQRMMKYFIEAAKAIIKEEGVKGLTARKIGDVAGYSYATLYNYFKDIKELLAYCAFDFFEECYQYMIESKNENLNCIEQLIAYTDAYFKYFTANPDMFQLIYIEDLGNIPIELLKGDKKLSIGILLKECICKCAEEGYIEKENIDVIHNLIGSSIRGKLLLLVNKRDEKSSEDLLLELKAEIELLMKLKRQDRGSK; translated from the coding sequence ATGAGCGATAAAAAAGAGATACAAAAACAAAGAATGATGAAATACTTTATTGAAGCTGCTAAAGCAATCATAAAGGAAGAAGGTGTGAAAGGGCTTACAGCTAGAAAGATTGGTGATGTGGCAGGCTATTCATATGCAACCTTATACAATTATTTTAAAGATATTAAGGAATTGTTAGCCTATTGTGCTTTCGATTTTTTTGAAGAATGCTATCAATATATGATAGAGTCTAAAAATGAAAATTTGAACTGTATTGAGCAGTTAATAGCATATACGGATGCATATTTTAAATACTTTACTGCAAACCCGGATATGTTTCAGTTAATTTACATTGAAGATTTAGGCAATATTCCAATTGAGCTGCTAAAGGGAGATAAGAAATTATCCATCGGGATACTTTTAAAGGAATGCATTTGTAAATGTGCTGAAGAAGGCTATATAGAAAAAGAAAACATAGATGTCATACATAATTTGATTGGCTCATCCATACGCGGAAAGTTATTGCTTTTAGTGAATAAAAGAGATGAGAAAAGTTCAGAGGATCTGTTGCTTGAATTAAAGGCTGAAATTGAATTATTAATGAAACTAAAGCGGCAAGACAGAGGTTCAAAATAA
- a CDS encoding phage holin, LLH family: protein MGNQAIVEIGTIFIALIGAIITYIVIPYIRSKTTVEQQKTVEFWVRVAVNAAEQIFSNPKMGTTKKEYVLKFLQEKGFNVSETDLDALIEAAVLELKKMR from the coding sequence ATGGGTAATCAGGCAATAGTTGAAATAGGTACGATTTTTATAGCTTTAATAGGTGCTATAATCACTTATATAGTGATACCTTATATTCGCTCTAAAACGACCGTAGAACAGCAGAAAACAGTTGAATTTTGGGTTAGAGTAGCTGTTAATGCTGCAGAGCAAATTTTTTCAAATCCTAAGATGGGAACAACAAAAAAAGAGTATGTTCTTAAATTTTTACAGGAGAAAGGATTTAATGTATCAGAAACGGATTTAGATGCGCTTATTGAAGCAGCGGTACTAGAACTGAAGAAAATGCGATAA
- a CDS encoding DUF2200 domain-containing protein, translated as MEKHRIYTMSVASVYPHYVAKAEKKGRTKEEVDEIIRWLTGYSQEELERHLEKQTDFETFFAEAPQLNPSRTLIKGVVCGVRVENIEDSLMREIRYLDKLIDELAKGKAMDKILRK; from the coding sequence ATGGAGAAACATCGCATCTATACAATGAGTGTTGCAAGTGTTTATCCCCATTATGTTGCAAAGGCAGAGAAAAAAGGACGAACAAAAGAAGAAGTGGATGAAATTATTCGCTGGCTGACAGGATACAGTCAGGAAGAATTGGAACGACATCTTGAAAAACAGACCGACTTTGAGACCTTTTTTGCTGAAGCTCCCCAATTGAATCCTTCCAGGACTTTGATTAAAGGTGTGGTCTGCGGTGTTCGAGTAGAAAACATCGAAGATTCCCTTATGAGAGAAATTCGCTATTTGGACAAGTTGATTGATGAGCTGGCTAAGGGCAAGGCAATGGACAAGATATTACGAAAATAA
- a CDS encoding helix-turn-helix transcriptional regulator, translated as MNLQKIRTEKGYSIAKLSELSGVPKRTIEDMEKREREGKPEGKISTIIKLAETLEVTLDELCLPRKEK; from the coding sequence ATGAATTTGCAAAAAATAAGAACTGAAAAAGGATATTCTATAGCAAAACTCTCAGAGCTTTCTGGAGTCCCAAAACGGACTATTGAGGACATGGAGAAAAGAGAAAGAGAAGGGAAGCCGGAAGGGAAAATATCCACTATCATTAAATTAGCTGAAACTTTAGAAGTTACTTTAGACGAATTATGCTTGCCTAGAAAAGAAAAATAG
- a CDS encoding DUF6711 family protein, whose translation MAMISIDGVDLPAPSSFKMPRSDLDSGDTGRNELGILQRDRVRQGIYKIELEWKGITSSQLHLIESAIEPSEINVTFPTPTGMKTKKMYAGDRNIEMIKYDADYNKIRWNISFNLTEY comes from the coding sequence ATGGCTATGATTAGCATTGATGGTGTAGACTTACCTGCACCATCTAGTTTTAAGATGCCTAGAAGTGATTTAGACAGCGGAGATACAGGGAGAAATGAGTTGGGAATTTTACAAAGAGATAGAGTTCGTCAAGGTATATACAAGATTGAACTAGAGTGGAAAGGAATAACTAGCTCACAGCTGCATTTAATAGAATCTGCAATTGAACCGTCTGAAATAAATGTAACTTTTCCAACACCAACAGGGATGAAAACTAAAAAAATGTATGCAGGAGACAGAAATATTGAAATGATTAAGTATGATGCAGACTATAATAAAATCCGCTGGAATATCAGTTTTAACTTAACAGAGTATTAA
- a CDS encoding HAD family hydrolase: protein MYNCIIFDIDGTLIDNETADLLSLQRVVYEELNKNLSLDELRFSLGIPSEISLRQLGINNISEACIKWNKYFKEYFQHVKIFDGIKETLMKLNQMEILTGIVTSKTKEEFLNDFIPMGLKDYFKIVVCADDTEKHKPHPDPILHFLKQSGADQSKAIYIGDTKYDMECASGAGIDFALALWGAKSSTGIKANYILEHPKQILELINAPMA, encoded by the coding sequence ATGTATAACTGTATTATATTTGATATTGACGGTACACTTATTGACAACGAGACCGCAGACCTTTTATCTCTTCAGAGGGTAGTATATGAAGAACTTAATAAGAATTTGAGTTTGGATGAATTAAGGTTTTCATTAGGTATTCCCAGTGAAATATCCTTACGTCAGCTTGGAATCAATAATATTTCAGAGGCCTGTATCAAATGGAATAAATACTTTAAAGAATATTTTCAGCATGTAAAAATTTTTGATGGCATTAAGGAAACTTTGATGAAACTGAATCAAATGGAAATACTGACTGGCATAGTGACTTCAAAAACTAAAGAAGAATTTCTAAACGATTTTATACCAATGGGCTTAAAAGATTATTTTAAGATAGTAGTTTGCGCAGATGATACAGAAAAACATAAACCTCATCCGGACCCAATTCTACATTTTCTTAAACAATCCGGTGCAGATCAATCAAAAGCAATATATATAGGCGACACCAAATATGACATGGAATGTGCATCTGGTGCCGGCATTGATTTCGCCTTAGCATTATGGGGTGCAAAATCGTCAACAGGTATCAAAGCAAATTATATTCTTGAGCATCCTAAACAAATATTAGAACTTATAAATGCGCCTATGGCATAA
- the mutY gene encoding A/G-specific adenine glycosylase has protein sequence MYDFSFHRQLVNWYKKVCRVLPWRENSDPYRIWLSEIMLQQTQVSTVIEYFNRFIKSYPNIEALNQANEEDVFKLWEGLGYYSRARNLLRCAKTIVEEYNGIFPKDLQKLKKLPGIGPYTAGAIMSIAYNEPVPAVDGNVMRVISRYRMLEINISDTKNRSVFEEEVMALMGGAPREFNQALMELGATICTPKQPKCLDCPVKEGCKAFKNGTAEQYPVKLKKIQKKVVKMAIIILEHQERIMIVKRPNTGLMANLWGFPSVPYTDELPEFTVNQHMKDEFDLEVIIRELEEGPKHIFTHLIWEMQLVKCSLKNTKDTIKPIEFPEIQWVRREQLKEYAFPTAFRKLFSML, from the coding sequence ATGTATGACTTTTCATTTCATAGACAACTCGTGAATTGGTATAAAAAAGTTTGCCGGGTACTGCCCTGGCGTGAAAATTCTGATCCCTATAGAATTTGGCTTTCAGAAATTATGCTGCAGCAAACGCAAGTGTCAACCGTCATAGAATATTTTAATCGTTTTATAAAATCCTATCCAAATATTGAAGCTCTCAATCAAGCCAATGAAGAAGATGTATTTAAACTTTGGGAAGGGTTAGGATATTATTCAAGGGCAAGAAATCTTTTAAGATGTGCCAAAACCATCGTAGAAGAATATAACGGAATATTCCCTAAAGACTTGCAGAAACTAAAAAAATTGCCGGGTATCGGACCTTATACTGCCGGTGCTATTATGAGTATCGCCTATAACGAGCCTGTGCCGGCGGTAGATGGGAATGTCATGAGAGTGATTTCAAGATATCGTATGTTAGAGATCAATATTTCAGATACTAAAAATAGATCCGTTTTTGAAGAAGAAGTTATGGCTCTCATGGGAGGAGCTCCCAGAGAATTTAACCAAGCCCTTATGGAACTAGGAGCAACTATTTGTACGCCAAAACAGCCTAAGTGCTTAGATTGCCCTGTAAAAGAAGGGTGTAAAGCCTTTAAAAACGGGACAGCTGAACAATATCCTGTTAAATTAAAAAAGATTCAAAAAAAGGTCGTGAAAATGGCAATCATTATTTTAGAACATCAAGAAAGGATTATGATCGTTAAAAGACCAAACACAGGATTAATGGCAAATCTCTGGGGATTTCCCTCTGTCCCATACACCGATGAGTTGCCAGAGTTTACTGTGAATCAGCATATGAAAGATGAGTTTGATTTAGAGGTGATCATTAGAGAACTAGAGGAAGGTCCTAAGCATATTTTTACCCATTTGATTTGGGAGATGCAATTGGTCAAATGTTCCCTAAAGAATACAAAAGATACAATAAAACCCATAGAATTTCCTGAAATTCAGTGGGTAAGGCGGGAACAGCTTAAAGAATATGCCTTTCCTACGGCATTTAGAAAATTATTTTCAATGCTATAA
- a CDS encoding Uma2 family endonuclease: protein MLASNAYASFEEYIELRKKNDAIIEYIDGIIYMSPSPSTKHQRISGRLNTKFMLYLEGKGSTCEVFQAPYDIELKKEGISAKTIVIPDLSVICDKTGLNENKYIGVPTLIVEILSPSNQSHDLITKLNLYMQYGVKEYWIVNPMKNAITVYCLNNDGLYEQADIKVNTGEICSFVLPGFSVSLDSLFA from the coding sequence GTGTTGGCTTCCAATGCTTATGCTTCTTTTGAAGAGTACATTGAACTTAGAAAGAAAAATGATGCCATAATTGAATATATAGATGGTATTATTTATATGTCCCCATCTCCATCTACAAAACATCAAAGAATTTCCGGAAGACTTAATACAAAATTTATGCTCTATTTAGAAGGAAAAGGGAGTACTTGTGAAGTATTTCAGGCTCCATATGATATAGAGCTGAAAAAAGAGGGGATTTCAGCAAAGACAATTGTTATTCCGGATTTAAGTGTTATATGTGATAAGACTGGATTGAATGAAAATAAATATATCGGTGTTCCAACTCTTATTGTCGAAATCCTAAGCCCTTCGAATCAATCCCATGATTTAATTACTAAATTGAATTTATATATGCAATATGGAGTAAAAGAATATTGGATTGTTAATCCAATGAAAAATGCTATCACAGTTTATTGTTTAAATAATGATGGACTCTATGAGCAGGCGGATATAAAAGTCAATACTGGTGAAATATGTTCCTTTGTTTTACCAGGATTTTCAGTTTCTTTAGATTCACTCTTTGCTTGA
- a CDS encoding N-acetylmuramoyl-L-alanine amidase has protein sequence MNLIQDLLTINEYSRPGTKLKKVQGIVVHWVANPNTSAKANRNFFENRKNGKSGYGSAHYLIDLNGSVILAIPPEEVAYHVGAQSYRSEAVKRLGSYPNGNTLGIECTHVDWNGKMTDKTYESLILLCAELCKRYNLNPLTSLYRHYDITGKDCHKWFVNNPAEWEKFKKEVQTKMTGTSENKGIIKFEYEGRKFEIEGIFKDGTNYTPARTLLESLGFNVGWDNQNKTVLIKKKD, from the coding sequence ATGAACCTTATACAAGATTTGTTAACAATCAATGAATACAGCCGTCCAGGAACTAAGCTTAAAAAGGTGCAAGGAATTGTCGTACATTGGGTAGCAAATCCGAATACTTCGGCAAAGGCCAATCGTAATTTCTTTGAAAATCGGAAAAACGGTAAATCTGGATATGGTTCAGCCCATTATCTTATTGATTTAAACGGCAGTGTTATTTTGGCAATTCCACCAGAAGAAGTTGCCTATCATGTAGGGGCACAATCCTATCGTTCCGAAGCTGTAAAACGGCTAGGAAGCTATCCTAATGGAAATACTTTGGGCATTGAATGTACTCATGTGGATTGGAACGGTAAAATGACAGATAAGACCTATGAAAGTCTTATTTTGCTTTGCGCAGAATTGTGCAAACGATACAATCTTAATCCCTTGACCAGTTTATACAGACATTACGATATCACCGGGAAAGATTGTCATAAATGGTTTGTAAACAATCCTGCAGAGTGGGAGAAATTTAAGAAGGAGGTACAAACTAAAATGACAGGAACATCAGAAAATAAAGGTATAATCAAATTTGAATATGAAGGAAGAAAGTTTGAGATTGAAGGAATATTCAAAGATGGTACAAACTACACTCCGGCAAGAACACTATTAGAATCTCTAGGATTCAATGTAGGTTGGGATAATCAAAATAAAACTGTTTTAATAAAGAAAAAGGACTGA
- a CDS encoding nitroreductase family protein yields MDMKEAMHTRHTVRKYTDQVIPAEIVTLMTQRIDENNRKYHLNIKLVTDDSSAFGAVVKLILAKGVKNYLVLAGPDNKDLDEKLGYCSADLMLYAQTLGLNTWYVGGTYNRKSVSKKAGEGRVIGVVAIGYGATQGVPHKSKKPSKVSSYEGAMPDWFKNGVEGALLAPTALNKQAFYIIGKGNKVKITCDNGVFSGVDLGLIKYHFELGAGRENFEWVIDF; encoded by the coding sequence ATGGATATGAAAGAAGCTATGCATACTAGGCATACGGTTCGCAAGTATACGGATCAGGTAATTCCAGCGGAAATCGTGACATTAATGACTCAGAGAATTGACGAGAATAACCGAAAATATCACTTAAACATCAAACTGGTGACGGATGACTCATCTGCATTTGGAGCTGTTGTTAAGCTCATTCTGGCAAAGGGAGTAAAGAATTATCTGGTACTGGCAGGGCCGGATAATAAGGATCTGGATGAAAAACTGGGATATTGCAGCGCGGATCTGATGCTCTATGCTCAGACGTTGGGCTTAAATACCTGGTATGTGGGCGGCACTTACAACAGGAAGAGTGTATCTAAAAAAGCAGGAGAAGGTCGTGTAATAGGTGTTGTTGCGATTGGCTATGGTGCAACACAAGGTGTTCCACACAAATCAAAAAAGCCATCTAAAGTAAGCAGCTATGAAGGAGCTATGCCGGATTGGTTTAAAAATGGAGTTGAAGGGGCTCTTCTTGCACCCACAGCACTAAATAAACAGGCTTTCTATATCATTGGTAAAGGAAATAAAGTGAAAATTACCTGTGATAATGGTGTTTTTTCCGGAGTTGATCTGGGACTTATAAAATATCATTTTGAGCTAGGAGCAGGAAGGGAAAACTTTGAGTGGGTGATAGATTTTTGA
- a CDS encoding DeoR/GlpR family DNA-binding transcription regulator: MFTEERLEQILELLNKNGRVKVKELSELFNVSESMIRKDLQRLEAEQLLQRTYGGAILKRKFLESSPISTRLKENSDNKELIAEKAFDLISDGDVVFLESSSINYYLAQLIANNTKKITLITNMSIIPSLFNNNETVKIICIGGIYDNSSGGVLGSEVVKNISKYIFNKGFVGSGGVNLTTNSAHTVSLEDGNVKEVVISNSKEAFLLVEKEKFDVDSTYRFAALEDFNGIITDSDISDRIRAKLQKLSVKLI; the protein is encoded by the coding sequence ATGTTTACCGAAGAAAGATTAGAACAGATTTTAGAGCTGCTTAATAAAAATGGCAGGGTTAAAGTAAAAGAGCTGAGTGAGCTCTTTAATGTTTCAGAAAGTATGATTAGAAAGGATTTGCAAAGATTAGAAGCTGAACAGCTTCTTCAAAGGACTTATGGGGGAGCTATTTTAAAGAGAAAGTTTTTAGAAAGCAGTCCTATAAGTACCAGGTTAAAAGAAAACTCTGACAATAAGGAGTTAATAGCTGAAAAAGCTTTTGATCTTATATCGGATGGAGATGTAGTTTTTTTAGAATCCTCAAGCATAAATTATTATCTGGCGCAATTAATAGCAAATAATACCAAAAAGATAACGTTAATAACGAATATGTCTATAATTCCTTCCTTGTTTAATAATAATGAAACTGTAAAAATAATATGTATAGGCGGTATATACGACAATAGTTCCGGTGGTGTTTTAGGCTCGGAGGTTGTTAAAAATATTTCTAAATATATTTTTAATAAGGGTTTTGTAGGAAGTGGAGGGGTCAATTTAACTACCAATAGTGCTCATACCGTAAGCTTAGAAGATGGTAATGTTAAAGAAGTCGTTATTTCTAACAGTAAGGAAGCATTTTTGCTTGTGGAAAAGGAGAAATTTGATGTAGACAGCACCTATAGATTTGCGGCATTAGAAGATTTCAATGGAATCATTACTGATTCAGATATAAGCGATAGAATTAGGGCAAAGCTACAAAAGTTATCTGTAAAGCTCATATAA
- a CDS encoding CAP-associated domain-containing protein — MKRFKYFILGFSAAAILFTNFNVNAAEVIKNIQVIFRDMPIYVEGTRAELPQKPMIYNGTTYLPMRTVAQILGKNVAYDENTGSTYIYSDGNEPVINNNDKKEVPQVNNAEFVLYNIAIGDSKEHVINQLGEPDRQDVSEYGFTWFIYNKDYKNYIQVGIKDGKVVGLYTNSTNWQSKKGIKFGSTSADVKKAYGEPLSYIQKGNTRYILSSDKKEANTFSIDHSYVTIFYDIHRNQTVTSVLIIDKNTEQSLNGFYGKPSNELVKAYAMQVFDLANSVRVRNGLKPFVWDDKAAKSSLLHSVDMVTGNFFSHTNLKGQSPFDRMKNQGIMYSRAGENIAAGQSNAIYAHEGWMNSEGHRKNILGDFKRLGVGVSFGGEYHVYYTQNFYTPR, encoded by the coding sequence ATGAAACGCTTTAAATATTTTATCTTAGGATTTAGTGCTGCAGCAATCCTATTTACTAACTTCAATGTTAACGCAGCAGAGGTTATTAAAAATATTCAGGTCATTTTTAGAGATATGCCTATTTATGTAGAAGGAACCAGAGCAGAACTCCCTCAAAAACCTATGATCTACAATGGTACAACCTATCTTCCTATGCGTACTGTTGCGCAGATTTTAGGAAAGAATGTGGCTTATGATGAAAATACAGGTTCTACATATATTTATAGTGATGGCAATGAGCCTGTTATAAATAATAATGATAAGAAGGAAGTACCTCAGGTTAATAATGCAGAGTTCGTTTTATATAATATAGCCATTGGAGACAGCAAGGAACATGTTATAAATCAATTGGGAGAGCCTGACAGGCAAGATGTTTCTGAATATGGCTTTACATGGTTTATATACAATAAAGATTACAAGAATTACATACAAGTAGGAATTAAAGATGGCAAGGTAGTTGGTTTATATACGAATTCAACTAACTGGCAATCCAAAAAAGGAATTAAATTCGGTTCGACCAGTGCAGACGTGAAAAAGGCCTATGGAGAACCTCTCTCATATATCCAAAAAGGAAATACAAGATATATATTGAGTTCTGATAAGAAAGAAGCGAATACTTTTTCTATTGATCATTCCTATGTTACTATTTTTTATGATATCCATCGAAATCAAACAGTAACATCCGTTCTTATTATTGACAAGAATACGGAACAATCACTAAATGGCTTTTATGGAAAACCAAGCAATGAATTGGTGAAAGCATACGCAATGCAAGTATTTGATCTCGCAAATTCAGTGCGAGTCAGAAATGGCCTAAAGCCCTTTGTCTGGGATGATAAAGCAGCCAAATCGAGTTTACTCCATAGTGTAGATATGGTAACAGGGAATTTCTTTAGTCATACCAATCTAAAAGGGCAAAGTCCTTTCGATAGAATGAAAAATCAAGGGATAATGTATAGTAGGGCAGGAGAAAACATTGCTGCAGGACAAAGTAATGCTATTTATGCCCATGAAGGATGGATGAATTCTGAGGGGCATAGAAAAAATATATTGGGTGATTTTAAAAGACTGGGAGTGGGCGTAAGTTTTGGTGGAGAGTATCATGTGTATTACACACAAAATTTTTATACGCCCAGATAG
- a CDS encoding CAP domain-containing protein yields MKKNIFACIVCMVLLLNVSCSHQATGGVQSSISEKGDIKNIKVIANQANIRQGCSTDSNVIQNASKNSILDVVSEVSDWYAVKLANNQIGFIQKNESKPVVVDDKNTTPSDTPEPSKTPPSTTSQNTPGTNTPKIPDTSTNQGGLSEQEQQMVQLVNKARAENNLPALKVDTELANVARIKSQDMIDNNYFSHNSPTYGSPFDMMKDFGINYVQAGENIAGNQDVQKAHDALMNSPGHRKNILSPDFTHIGIGIRKGGQYGNMYTQMFISKPQ; encoded by the coding sequence ATGAAAAAAAATATATTTGCATGTATTGTTTGTATGGTATTGTTACTTAATGTTTCCTGTTCCCACCAAGCTACTGGCGGAGTACAATCCTCTATCTCTGAAAAAGGAGATATTAAAAATATAAAGGTTATAGCCAATCAAGCCAATATAAGACAAGGCTGTTCTACGGACAGTAATGTTATACAAAATGCGAGTAAAAATAGTATTTTAGATGTGGTGAGTGAAGTTTCGGATTGGTATGCTGTTAAATTAGCCAATAATCAAATTGGATTTATTCAAAAAAATGAATCTAAACCTGTTGTTGTAGACGATAAAAATACCACTCCCAGCGACACCCCTGAACCCTCTAAAACGCCACCTTCTACTACCTCACAAAATACACCCGGAACCAATACCCCAAAAATTCCGGATACCTCCACAAATCAAGGAGGGTTAAGCGAACAGGAACAGCAAATGGTTCAACTGGTGAATAAAGCACGGGCAGAAAATAATTTGCCGGCTTTAAAAGTAGATACTGAACTTGCCAATGTGGCACGAATCAAGTCTCAAGATATGATTGATAATAATTATTTTAGCCACAATTCTCCGACCTACGGAAGTCCTTTTGATATGATGAAGGACTTTGGCATCAACTATGTACAGGCTGGAGAAAATATTGCCGGCAACCAAGATGTGCAAAAAGCCCATGACGCACTGATGAATTCTCCAGGCCATCGTAAAAATATCCTTAGTCCGGATTTCACCCATATTGGCATTGGTATCAGAAAAGGTGGACAATACGGCAATATGTATACCCAAATGTTTATTAGCAAACCTCAATAA
- a CDS encoding tyrosine-type recombinase/integrase yields MGKYISEHNKSILKRYKMHCKNKGLTKKSIEAMLDTDLRLFLEYIGDIDIEDITHEICSDFLIYCSEERNNKAKALARKFTSINTFFDTLVKQDVISKNPMNKLEKPKIRKTIRPHLDLDEYHTLSKYIDSVNDLRGAALISLLYSSGCRLSEVHQLNKDSLDFAKRQFIVCGKGEKERVCMFNAECAMRVKAYLNSRTDTNPALFISKLNKRWSTKAIQDFLTTAGKRAGIKKRVHPHLFRHTRAMALLRAGVPLETIQRVLGHESIATTQIYAHNTLDDVQEQVDKIDTAMFEKDVI; encoded by the coding sequence ATGGGTAAATACATAAGTGAACATAACAAATCTATTTTGAAAAGATACAAAATGCATTGCAAAAACAAAGGACTCACTAAAAAGTCAATTGAAGCAATGTTGGATACAGATTTAAGGCTGTTTCTTGAGTATATAGGTGATATAGACATAGAAGATATTACTCATGAAATATGTAGTGATTTTTTAATTTATTGTAGCGAGGAAAGGAATAATAAAGCTAAAGCATTGGCAAGAAAATTCACTTCAATTAATACATTTTTCGATACTTTAGTGAAGCAGGATGTAATAAGCAAAAATCCAATGAACAAACTTGAAAAACCGAAAATTCGTAAGACAATTCGTCCACATTTAGACTTAGATGAATACCATACTTTATCAAAATATATTGATTCGGTTAATGATCTGCGAGGTGCTGCACTAATTTCTCTTCTTTATTCTTCTGGATGCAGATTATCAGAAGTTCATCAATTGAATAAGGATAGTTTGGATTTTGCTAAGCGACAATTTATTGTCTGCGGTAAAGGGGAAAAAGAGAGGGTATGTATGTTTAATGCTGAATGTGCTATGAGAGTTAAGGCATATTTAAATAGCCGTACAGATACAAACCCAGCATTATTTATTTCTAAACTAAATAAAAGATGGTCCACTAAGGCCATACAAGATTTCTTGACCACAGCAGGAAAAAGAGCAGGAATTAAAAAAAGAGTACATCCCCATTTATTCAGACACACTCGTGCAATGGCTTTATTGCGTGCAGGGGTGCCGCTTGAAACAATCCAACGGGTTCTTGGGCACGAATCTATAGCTACTACACAAATCTATGCACACAATACACTTGATGATGTTCAGGAGCAAGTAGATAAAATTGATACTGCTATGTTTGAAAAGGATGTGATATAA
- a CDS encoding GNAT family N-acetyltransferase, with translation MISIIKAFTDDDFNHAKKLFIEYSESLGISLEFQNFDEELNNISKMYGMPDGCLLLARQNEQVVGCVALRKINHNICEMKRLYVQPNWKGKGIGKMLTKAIIEEAKVRGYRFMRLDTLPSMKQAISLYQTLGFYPIEPYRFNPIEGALYMELDLLNK, from the coding sequence ATGATAAGTATTATAAAGGCTTTTACAGATGATGATTTTAATCATGCAAAGAAACTTTTTATAGAGTATTCAGAATCATTAGGAATTAGCTTAGAATTTCAAAATTTTGATGAAGAACTAAATAATATCTCCAAAATGTATGGGATGCCAGATGGATGTTTATTGTTGGCTCGGCAAAATGAGCAAGTTGTAGGGTGTGTGGCTTTAAGGAAGATTAATCATAACATTTGTGAAATGAAGAGATTGTATGTGCAACCTAATTGGAAAGGGAAAGGTATTGGAAAAATGTTAACTAAGGCTATCATTGAAGAGGCTAAAGTTCGGGGTTATCGCTTTATGAGATTAGATACTTTGCCATCCATGAAACAAGCAATTTCTTTGTATCAAACATTAGGATTTTATCCCATTGAACCTTATAGATTTAATCCTATTGAAGGTGCTCTTTACATGGAATTGGATCTATTAAATAAGTGA
- a CDS encoding phage tail tube protein has protein sequence MVQRALGTKLQIGKDSPVTVAGLTSIGGLELSADTIDVTTLDSDGAYREFIAGFKDAGEVSLEGYLELDTGKGQKELYDLFESGETEDFTILFPNNMGSWQFKGVVTGFSTSADLEDPLSFSATIKVSGKPTLVVGATGE, from the coding sequence ATGGTACAAAGAGCTTTAGGAACAAAGCTACAAATAGGAAAAGATTCTCCTGTTACTGTAGCTGGATTAACTTCTATAGGTGGACTTGAATTAAGTGCTGATACAATTGATGTTACTACCCTTGATAGTGATGGAGCTTATAGAGAATTTATAGCAGGCTTTAAAGACGCTGGGGAAGTATCGCTTGAAGGGTATTTAGAACTTGATACAGGTAAAGGGCAAAAAGAATTATATGATCTATTTGAAAGCGGCGAAACAGAAGACTTTACTATTCTTTTCCCTAACAATATGGGAAGTTGGCAATTCAAAGGTGTAGTCACTGGCTTCAGCACAAGTGCTGACTTAGAAGACCCTTTGTCTTTCAGTGCAACTATTAAAGTATCAGGTAAACCTACTTTGGTTGTTGGAGCAACAGGAGAATAA